Proteins co-encoded in one Stenotrophomonas maltophilia genomic window:
- the ribD gene encoding bifunctional diaminohydroxyphosphoribosylaminopyrimidine deaminase/5-amino-6-(5-phosphoribosylamino)uracil reductase RibD produces MSTPFSVLDHLHMANALRLAERGAYTTRPNPMVGCVIAHGERVVGQGWHQRAGGPHAEVFALREAGSEARGATAYVTLEPCAHYGRTPPCALALIEAGVSRVVAAMRDPFPKVDGGGFDLLREAGIEVSEGLMAAQARELNKGFLSRVERNRPWLRVKLAASLDGRTAMADGTSKWITGAAAREDVQHWRARAGAILTGADTVIADDPMLTVRLDDTDVLPPLRVVLDARLRSLECSRVREGGAPTLYLHNAVVSPPDAADAAFASVTTRHGRLDLGAVLALLTERGINEVHTEAGATLAGALLRGGWVDELLLYQAPILLGETGRPLLAGLGIEAMDQQRRLRVVDQRQVGDDLRLLMRP; encoded by the coding sequence ATGAGCACCCCGTTCTCCGTTCTCGACCACCTGCACATGGCCAATGCGCTGCGCCTGGCCGAGCGCGGTGCCTATACCACCCGCCCCAACCCGATGGTCGGCTGTGTGATCGCCCATGGCGAGCGCGTAGTCGGGCAGGGCTGGCACCAGCGCGCCGGTGGCCCGCACGCCGAAGTTTTTGCACTGCGTGAAGCCGGCAGCGAGGCACGCGGCGCCACTGCTTACGTCACCCTGGAGCCCTGCGCGCACTACGGGCGCACACCGCCGTGCGCGTTGGCACTGATCGAAGCCGGCGTATCGCGCGTGGTCGCGGCGATGCGCGATCCGTTCCCGAAGGTCGATGGCGGTGGTTTCGATCTGCTGCGCGAGGCGGGCATAGAGGTCAGCGAGGGGCTGATGGCCGCACAGGCGCGCGAGCTCAACAAGGGCTTCCTGTCGCGCGTGGAGCGCAACCGCCCCTGGCTGCGGGTGAAGCTGGCCGCCAGTCTCGATGGCCGCACCGCGATGGCCGACGGCACCTCGAAGTGGATCACCGGCGCGGCGGCGCGTGAGGATGTCCAGCACTGGCGCGCGCGCGCCGGCGCGATCCTGACCGGTGCCGATACCGTGATCGCCGACGACCCGATGCTCACCGTGCGTCTGGACGATACCGACGTGCTGCCACCGCTGCGCGTGGTGCTCGACGCACGCCTGCGTTCGCTGGAATGCAGCCGTGTGCGCGAGGGCGGGGCACCGACGCTGTACCTGCACAATGCGGTGGTCAGCCCCCCGGATGCCGCGGACGCGGCGTTCGCCAGTGTCACCACCCGCCACGGTCGCCTCGACCTGGGCGCGGTGCTGGCCCTGCTGACCGAGCGTGGCATCAACGAAGTGCACACCGAAGCTGGCGCCACGCTGGCCGGTGCGCTGCTGCGTGGCGGCTGGGTGGACGAGCTGCTGCTGTACCAGGCGCCGATCCTGCTCGGCGAGACCGGCCGCCCGTTGCTGGCAGGACTGGGCATCGAAGCGATGGACCAGCAACGCCGCCTGCGCGTGGTGGATCAGCGCCAGGTCGGTGACGATCTACGGTTGCTGATGCGGCCCTGA